A single window of Hyla sarda isolate aHylSar1 unplaced genomic scaffold, aHylSar1.hap1 scaffold_995, whole genome shotgun sequence DNA harbors:
- the LOC130351777 gene encoding uncharacterized protein LOC130351777 isoform X2, whose protein sequence is MERHTFERTPHYDYTDDEVFEMNRRAIDIITAFQEENREQELRITQYYEEEEKKEKENKEEEEEKEEDEGEEKEEEEKEKKKKYEEEKENEDEKQDEGDNEEKKEEKEEENDRKEKEQVEKNEGQNEAEEEVKKEKDEKVIEEEEEEELTCCTWFCTPTRAFISSVTNFFFTKCGGLP, encoded by the exons GTCTTTGAGATGAACAGAAGGGCCATAGACATTATCACAGCGTTCCAGGAAGAA AACAGAGAACAGGAACTAAGGATCACCCAATACTAT gaagaagaggagaagaaggagaaggaaaacaaagaagaggaagaggaaaaagaggaggatgaaggggaggaaaaagaagaggaagagaaggagaaaaagaagaaatATGAAGAGGAGAAGGAGAACGAAGATGAGAAGCAGGATGAAGGGgacaatgaagaaaaaaaagaagagaaggaggaagagaaTGACAGAAAGGAGAAAGAACAAGTGGAGAAGAATGAAGGGCAGAATGAAGCAGAGGAAGAGGTAAAGAAGGAGAAAGATGAAAAGGtaatagaagaagaagaagaagaagagctaACTTGCTGCACGTGGTTTTGTACACCAACTAGAGCCTTCATCAGCAGCGTAACAAACTTTTTCTTTACCAAATGTGGAGGACTCCCTTAA